A single region of the Pontimicrobium sp. SW4 genome encodes:
- a CDS encoding sigma-70 family RNA polymerase sigma factor → MKLTKEDFFSALFDKYYKRLFNYSFKLTKQRDLAEEIVQETFIVLWKKMDSISNDDRSIESYLITTLKNKIIDFYRKNATKEKHINLYTLNKSFETVIDNEWELQKKIDFVYSSLQEKTAEIFKLSREKGLTYPEISKAKNISIKTVEAHISKALLAFRNGLKDYL, encoded by the coding sequence ATGAAACTTACTAAAGAAGATTTTTTTTCAGCTTTATTCGATAAATACTATAAAAGATTATTTAATTATTCTTTTAAACTTACCAAACAAAGAGACCTCGCAGAAGAAATAGTTCAAGAAACATTTATTGTTCTTTGGAAAAAAATGGATAGTATTAGTAATGATGATCGCTCTATAGAATCCTATCTAATTACAACGCTTAAGAATAAAATAATAGATTTTTATAGGAAAAATGCAACAAAAGAAAAGCATATAAACTTATATACCCTTAATAAATCTTTTGAAACTGTAATTGATAATGAGTGGGAATTGCAGAAAAAAATAGACTTTGTATATTCTTCGTTACAAGAAAAAACAGCTGAAATATTCAAGCTATCCCGAGAAAAAGGACTTACCTACCCAGAAATTTCTAAAGCAAAAAACATCTCTATTAAAACTGTTGAAGCTCATATTTCTAAGGCTTTACTAGCATTTAGAAATGGACTAAAAGATTACCTGTAA
- a CDS encoding FecR domain-containing protein, with protein MEQYQIKESDIWAYISGNADITTVNNVEKWIKSSKYDEQLFNKIVAIYESTEAKTSQVDIDVAKQRFFTTISNEEKNTFSWKSIFKYAAVIALIITTATFTYQSFSNNDLVNIQTAYSEHKQIDLPDGSVVWLNSSSEISYNEKSPRTIKLIGEAFFEVAKNKDYPFTVETLDNVIVKALGTSFNVNAYQSNSYTETTLFTGKVEVSAENYFDKKIILLPNDQVKIMKENGDISNSKTDNLKTTLAWKNGQIEFNNKPFVDIASDLSNQYNIQLRFENDDIALSKFTGSFKNSTPIREILDILKISKEFEYKLNQETNEWIIK; from the coding sequence ATGGAGCAGTATCAAATAAAAGAATCAGACATTTGGGCTTATATCTCAGGGAATGCAGATATAACTACAGTTAACAATGTAGAAAAATGGATTAAATCTAGTAAATATGATGAACAGCTATTTAATAAAATAGTTGCCATATACGAATCTACAGAAGCGAAAACTTCCCAAGTGGACATCGATGTTGCTAAGCAACGCTTTTTTACTACTATAAGTAATGAAGAAAAAAACACTTTTTCTTGGAAAAGCATTTTTAAATATGCAGCAGTAATAGCCTTAATAATAACTACTGCTACTTTTACATACCAAAGTTTTTCTAATAATGATTTAGTAAATATTCAGACAGCTTATAGTGAGCATAAACAAATAGATCTTCCAGATGGATCGGTTGTTTGGTTAAATTCTTCAAGTGAAATTAGTTATAATGAAAAATCACCAAGAACTATTAAGCTTATAGGAGAAGCCTTTTTTGAAGTAGCAAAGAATAAAGATTATCCGTTTACAGTTGAAACACTAGATAATGTTATTGTAAAGGCTTTGGGCACAAGTTTTAATGTTAATGCTTATCAATCCAATTCTTATACAGAAACTACTTTATTTACTGGTAAAGTTGAGGTAAGTGCAGAAAATTATTTTGACAAAAAAATAATATTGTTACCAAATGATCAAGTTAAAATAATGAAAGAAAATGGTGATATAAGTAATTCTAAAACGGATAATTTGAAAACCACTTTAGCATGGAAGAATGGTCAAATTGAGTTTAATAACAAACCATTTGTTGATATAGCTAGCGATTTATCAAATCAATACAACATACAATTACGTTTTGAAAATGATGACATAGCACTTTCAAAATTTACAGGCTCCTTTAAAAACTCAACACCAATAAGAGAAATTTTAGACATTTTAAAAATTTCAAAAGAGTTCGAATATAAACTAAATCAAGAAACAAATGAGTGGATAATTAAATAA